From the Streptomyces syringium genome, one window contains:
- the cydB gene encoding cytochrome d ubiquinol oxidase subunit II, with the protein MHLHDLWFLLIAVLWTGYFFLEGFDFGIGVLTKLLARDRTERRVLINTIGPVWDGNEVWLITAVGATFAAFPDWYATLFSSFYLPFLLILVCLILRGVAFEYRHKRTGERWQLNWEHAIFWCSLLPAFVWGVLFANIVRGVPIGRDKNFAGDVLDLLNPYALLGGALTLVLFTFHGAVFATLKTVGDIRHRARSRATVLGMTSGVLAVTFLGWTQIESGNGRSLVALIVAGAALIAALAMNHFGREGWTFAFSGVTVAAVFALLFLALFPDVMPSSLDPAWNLTAANASSSPYTLKIMSWVAVPMTPLIIGYQAWTYWVFRKRIGTQHIPAAAA; encoded by the coding sequence ATGCACCTCCACGACCTCTGGTTCCTGCTGATCGCCGTCCTGTGGACGGGCTACTTCTTCCTCGAGGGCTTCGACTTCGGCATCGGCGTCCTGACCAAGCTCCTCGCCCGGGACCGCACGGAACGCCGGGTACTGATCAACACCATCGGGCCCGTCTGGGACGGCAACGAGGTCTGGCTGATCACCGCGGTCGGCGCGACCTTCGCCGCCTTCCCCGACTGGTACGCCACCCTCTTCAGCAGCTTCTACCTGCCGTTCCTGCTCATCCTGGTCTGTCTGATCCTGCGCGGCGTCGCCTTCGAGTACCGCCACAAGCGCACGGGCGAGCGCTGGCAGCTGAACTGGGAGCACGCGATCTTCTGGTGCTCGCTGCTGCCCGCCTTCGTGTGGGGCGTCCTCTTCGCCAACATCGTGCGCGGGGTGCCGATCGGGCGGGACAAGAACTTCGCCGGTGACGTGCTCGACCTGCTGAACCCCTACGCCCTGCTGGGCGGTGCCCTCACGCTCGTGCTCTTCACCTTCCACGGCGCGGTCTTCGCGACGCTGAAGACGGTCGGCGACATCCGGCACCGGGCGCGGTCCCGGGCGACCGTCCTCGGCATGACCTCCGGCGTCCTCGCCGTGACCTTCCTCGGCTGGACGCAGATCGAGTCCGGCAACGGCCGCAGCCTCGTCGCGCTGATCGTCGCCGGGGCGGCCCTGATCGCGGCGCTGGCCATGAACCACTTCGGGCGGGAGGGCTGGACCTTCGCCTTCTCCGGGGTGACCGTTGCGGCCGTCTTCGCGCTGCTCTTCCTCGCGCTCTTCCCCGACGTCATGCCGTCGTCGCTGGACCCGGCCTGGAACCTCACGGCGGCGAACGCGTCCTCCAGCCCGTACACGTTGAAGATCATGTCGTGGGTCGCGGTGCCGATGACGCCGCTGATCATCGGCTATCAGGCGTGGACGTACTGGGTCTTCCGGAAGCGGATCGGCACCCAGCACATCCCCGCTGCCGCGGCGTAG
- a CDS encoding GAF domain-containing sensor histidine kinase encodes MDPLEIATEATRSLQGMSTELSARVPQLLEAMRSVGTGLELHSVLDRIAATAADLADAEYAAIGVIDSTGEGLADFITYGVTEEQHERIGALPDGHHGLLGALIHQPAPVMLQDLANDPRSAGFPPEHPPMRNFLGVPIRVEDEIFGNLYLTEKRGGREFSIADLHMVKILATEAGIAIGNARVYEQGRQRMRWIDGSVAVTTALLAGNDAEDALAVVAEQARRLADSAAGIVLLPDGEGGLEMVAVSADEPAGLLGTVIPPHSPVASQLLAGEPVFIDDSATDPRMITEVAPRFGPSMLLPLKSGDRVLGTLATPRARGQRKFTDAERTLAGQFAAQAALALVMAEAQRDRERLAVFEDRDRIARDLHDLVIQRLFATGLMLEGAARKAVVPEVRERIGQAVDELDVTIQEIRTAIFALQQGPGEAPAGLRTRVLREIGTAAVPLGFQPSANFIGPVDAKVGELTGKNLIAALREALSNAFRHAGASRIEVVVDATVTLPDGRGAVRLTVADDGVGIPEGGRRSGLRNLAKRAESLGGSSTYGPGIGEDGRGTRVVWEAPL; translated from the coding sequence ATGGACCCCCTGGAGATCGCCACCGAGGCCACCCGCAGTCTCCAGGGCATGTCCACGGAGCTGAGCGCGCGCGTGCCGCAGCTGCTGGAGGCCATGCGCTCGGTGGGCACCGGGCTGGAGCTGCACAGCGTCCTCGACCGGATCGCCGCGACCGCCGCCGACCTGGCCGACGCCGAGTACGCCGCCATCGGGGTCATCGACTCCACCGGCGAGGGGCTGGCCGACTTCATCACCTACGGCGTCACCGAGGAGCAGCATGAGCGCATCGGCGCCCTGCCCGACGGCCACCACGGGCTGCTCGGCGCGCTCATCCACCAGCCCGCGCCCGTCATGCTCCAGGACCTGGCCAACGACCCGCGCTCGGCGGGCTTCCCACCGGAACACCCGCCGATGCGCAACTTCCTGGGCGTTCCGATCCGCGTCGAGGACGAGATCTTCGGCAACCTCTATCTCACCGAGAAGCGCGGCGGCCGCGAGTTCAGCATCGCGGACCTGCACATGGTGAAGATCCTGGCGACCGAGGCGGGCATCGCGATCGGCAACGCGCGCGTGTACGAACAGGGCCGTCAGCGGATGCGCTGGATCGACGGTTCGGTGGCCGTCACCACGGCCCTGCTGGCGGGCAACGACGCGGAGGACGCGCTCGCGGTCGTCGCCGAACAGGCCCGCCGGCTCGCGGACTCGGCGGCGGGCATCGTGCTGCTGCCGGACGGCGAGGGCGGACTGGAGATGGTGGCGGTCTCCGCCGACGAACCGGCCGGGCTGCTGGGCACGGTGATACCGCCGCACAGCCCGGTCGCCTCCCAGCTCCTCGCGGGCGAGCCGGTCTTCATCGACGACTCGGCCACCGACCCGCGCATGATCACCGAGGTCGCGCCCCGGTTCGGGCCGAGCATGCTGCTGCCGCTCAAGAGCGGCGACCGGGTCCTCGGCACGCTCGCGACGCCACGCGCGCGTGGCCAGCGGAAGTTCACCGACGCCGAGCGCACCCTGGCCGGACAGTTCGCCGCGCAGGCGGCCCTCGCGCTCGTCATGGCCGAGGCGCAGCGCGACCGGGAGCGGCTCGCCGTCTTCGAGGACCGCGACCGGATCGCCAGGGACCTGCACGACCTGGTCATCCAACGGCTGTTCGCCACCGGGCTGATGCTGGAGGGCGCCGCGCGCAAGGCCGTCGTCCCGGAGGTGCGGGAGCGGATCGGGCAGGCGGTCGACGAGCTGGACGTGACCATCCAGGAGATCCGTACCGCGATCTTCGCCCTCCAGCAGGGCCCCGGTGAGGCGCCCGCCGGGCTGCGCACCCGGGTGCTGCGGGAGATCGGCACGGCGGCCGTGCCGCTCGGCTTCCAGCCGTCCGCGAATTTCATCGGCCCGGTCGACGCGAAGGTCGGCGAGCTCACCGGCAAGAACCTCATCGCGGCGCTGCGCGAGGCCCTCTCCAACGCCTTCCGGCACGCCGGGGCCTCCCGTATCGAAGTGGTCGTCGACGCGACGGTCACCCTGCCGGACGGGCGGGGCGCGGTCCGGCTGACCGTCGCCGACGACGGGGTCGGCATTCCGGAGGGCGGGCGGCGCAGCGGGCTGCGCAACCTCGCGAAGCGGGCCGAGTCGCTGGGCGGCTCCAGTACGTACGGTCCGGGGATCGGCGAGGACGGGCGCGGCACGCGGGTGGTGTGGGAGGCGCCGCTGTAG
- the cydD gene encoding thiol reductant ABC exporter subunit CydD produces MKPVDPRLLRYAAATRFFLAASVVLGLAGAGLVIAQAMLVAEVVTGAFQHGRTTADLATPLVLLAAVAVGRAAVSWLTELAAHRASAAVKSELRGRLLAHATRLGPSWIATRRTGELTALATRGVDALDDYFARYLPQLGLAVVVPVAVLARVVTADWVSALVIVLTLPLIPLFMVLIGWATQSRMDKQWRLLSRLSGHFLDVVAGLPTLKVFGRAKAQAESIRAITADYRRATLRTLRLAFLSSFALELLATVSVALVAVGIGMRLVHGELDLYTGLMVLVLAPEAYLPLRQVGAQYHAAAEGLAAADEVFAVLETEPAPAGTRSAPDARSAALSVEGLVVRHAGRAEPSLPEVSFEVRPGETVALVGPSGAGKTTLLNVLLGFARPTAGRVCVGGADLSSLSPESWRDQVAWVPQRPRLFAGTVAENVRLARPDATDAQVRDALRAAGALDFVSMLHQGTDTRLGEDGAGLSAGQRQRLALARAFLADRPVLLLDEPTASLDGETEAAVVEAVRRLAEGRTVLLVAHRPALLSVADRVVRLPLASGPVSRPEGGLVDNLSAASAERGEDAAPGEPGAVADRPAVVGPATPAGHGGGVAPADGDRAAAPAGHRPLVRVRAAGRPWWGRFGLALLLGSLALGSAVGLMGVSGWLISRASEQPPVLYLMVAVTATRAFGIGRAVFRYAERLVSHDAVLRALAGLRVAVYRRLERLAPAGLRETRRGDLLSRLVADVDELQDYFLRWLLPLGAAVVVGAASVGFTAWLLPEAGAVLAVGLLAAGVAVPALSAAVARRAERRLAPARGALATQVVDLLAGAPELTAAGAMPARLAEAGRADGVLTGIARRASAAGALGAGLSALACGLTVAAAAWAGVEAVHDGRLGGLWLAVVVLMPLAAFEAVSALPLAVRHRQRVRRSAERVYEVLDAPLPVRDGSRPAPRSPFPLRVTELTARYPGQDVPALDGLSMELVPGRRVAVVGRSGSGKTTLAQVLLRFLDAESGAYTLAGEDAAAMDGDALRRLVGLCAQDAHLFDSSVRENLRLARPDADEAELRAALRAARLLEWVDSLPQGLDTLVGEHGARMSGGQRQRLALARALLADFPVLVLDEPAEHLDLPTADALTADLLAATEGRTTVLITHRLAGLAAVDEVIVLERGRAVQRGTYEELAAFDGPFRRMLERELVADTSGNALSLTNGTY; encoded by the coding sequence ATGAAGCCCGTCGACCCACGACTGCTCAGGTACGCCGCCGCGACCCGCTTCTTCCTGGCTGCCTCCGTCGTGCTCGGACTGGCGGGGGCCGGTCTGGTCATCGCCCAGGCGATGCTGGTCGCCGAGGTGGTGACCGGGGCCTTCCAGCACGGGCGCACCACCGCTGACCTGGCCACGCCGCTCGTCCTGCTGGCGGCCGTGGCCGTCGGCCGGGCGGCCGTGTCCTGGCTCACCGAGCTGGCCGCGCACCGCGCGAGCGCGGCGGTCAAGTCCGAGCTGCGCGGGCGGCTGCTCGCGCACGCGACCCGGCTCGGGCCCTCCTGGATCGCCACGCGGCGCACCGGGGAGCTGACCGCGCTCGCCACGCGCGGAGTCGACGCCCTCGACGACTACTTCGCCCGCTATCTGCCCCAGCTCGGCCTCGCGGTCGTGGTGCCCGTCGCGGTGCTCGCCCGTGTCGTCACCGCCGACTGGGTCTCGGCGCTCGTCATCGTCCTCACGCTGCCGCTGATCCCCCTCTTCATGGTCCTCATCGGGTGGGCCACCCAGTCCCGGATGGACAAGCAGTGGCGGCTGCTGTCCCGGCTCTCCGGGCACTTTCTCGACGTCGTCGCCGGGCTGCCCACCCTGAAGGTCTTCGGGCGGGCCAAGGCGCAGGCCGAGTCGATCCGCGCCATCACCGCCGACTACCGGCGCGCGACGCTGCGCACGCTGCGCCTCGCCTTCCTCTCCTCCTTCGCCCTGGAACTGCTGGCCACGGTGTCGGTCGCGCTCGTCGCGGTCGGGATCGGCATGCGGCTCGTGCACGGCGAACTCGACCTCTACACCGGTCTGATGGTGCTGGTCCTGGCGCCCGAGGCGTATCTGCCGCTGCGGCAGGTGGGCGCGCAGTACCACGCGGCGGCGGAGGGGCTGGCCGCCGCCGACGAGGTCTTCGCCGTCCTGGAGACCGAGCCCGCCCCGGCCGGGACCCGGTCCGCGCCGGACGCCCGGAGCGCGGCGCTGAGCGTCGAGGGACTCGTGGTGCGGCACGCGGGGCGGGCCGAACCGTCGCTGCCCGAGGTCTCGTTCGAGGTGCGGCCCGGGGAGACGGTCGCGCTCGTGGGGCCGAGCGGCGCCGGCAAGACGACCCTGCTGAACGTGCTGCTGGGCTTCGCGCGGCCCACGGCCGGGCGGGTGTGCGTGGGCGGTGCGGATCTGTCATCGCTCTCCCCCGAAAGCTGGCGGGACCAGGTGGCCTGGGTCCCGCAACGGCCCCGTCTGTTCGCCGGAACGGTCGCCGAGAACGTCCGGCTGGCGCGGCCGGACGCCACGGACGCGCAGGTGCGGGACGCACTGCGGGCGGCCGGTGCGCTCGACTTCGTCTCCATGCTGCACCAGGGCACTGACACCCGCCTCGGCGAGGACGGCGCCGGGCTCTCCGCCGGTCAGCGCCAACGCCTCGCGCTGGCCCGGGCGTTCCTCGCGGACCGTCCCGTGCTGCTGCTCGACGAACCGACGGCGAGCCTGGACGGCGAGACGGAAGCCGCCGTGGTGGAGGCCGTGCGCCGGCTGGCCGAAGGCCGCACGGTGCTGCTGGTCGCCCACCGGCCGGCGCTGCTGTCGGTCGCGGACCGGGTGGTCCGACTGCCGTTGGCCTCCGGCCCGGTTTCCCGCCCCGAGGGTGGCCTTGTCGACAACCTGTCCGCCGCGTCGGCCGAACGGGGCGAGGACGCGGCTCCCGGCGAGCCCGGCGCGGTGGCCGACCGCCCGGCAGTGGTGGGTCCGGCCACACCGGCCGGCCACGGTGGCGGCGTGGCCCCCGCCGACGGCGACCGGGCGGCCGCGCCCGCCGGGCACCGGCCCCTCGTTCGGGTGCGGGCCGCCGGCAGGCCCTGGTGGGGGCGGTTCGGGCTGGCGTTGTTGCTCGGGAGCCTCGCGCTCGGGAGTGCCGTCGGGCTGATGGGGGTGTCCGGGTGGCTGATCTCGCGGGCCTCCGAGCAGCCGCCGGTGCTCTATCTGATGGTCGCCGTCACCGCGACCCGCGCGTTCGGGATCGGCCGGGCCGTCTTCCGCTACGCCGAGCGCCTGGTCTCGCACGACGCCGTGCTGCGCGCCCTCGCGGGGCTGCGGGTCGCGGTGTACCGGCGCCTGGAGCGGCTGGCCCCGGCGGGGCTGCGGGAGACGCGCCGCGGTGATCTGCTGTCGCGGCTCGTCGCGGACGTGGACGAGTTGCAGGACTACTTCCTGCGCTGGCTGCTGCCGCTCGGGGCGGCCGTCGTCGTCGGTGCCGCCTCGGTGGGGTTCACCGCGTGGCTGCTGCCGGAGGCGGGCGCGGTGCTCGCCGTCGGGCTGCTGGCCGCCGGGGTGGCCGTGCCCGCGCTGTCGGCGGCGGTCGCCCGGCGTGCCGAGCGGCGGCTGGCGCCCGCGCGCGGCGCGCTGGCGACGCAGGTGGTCGATCTGCTGGCCGGGGCACCGGAGTTGACGGCGGCGGGAGCGATGCCGGCCCGGCTGGCCGAGGCGGGGCGCGCCGACGGGGTGCTCACCGGCATCGCCCGGCGCGCATCGGCGGCGGGGGCGCTCGGCGCGGGGCTGTCCGCCCTCGCCTGCGGGCTGACCGTGGCCGCCGCGGCCTGGGCGGGTGTGGAGGCCGTGCACGACGGCCGGCTCGGCGGGCTGTGGCTGGCGGTCGTCGTGCTGATGCCGCTGGCGGCCTTCGAGGCGGTGTCGGCGCTGCCGCTCGCGGTGCGCCACCGGCAGCGTGTGCGCCGCTCCGCCGAGCGGGTGTACGAGGTGCTGGACGCCCCCCTGCCCGTACGGGACGGCTCGCGGCCCGCGCCGCGGTCCCCGTTCCCGCTGCGCGTCACGGAGTTGACCGCGCGCTACCCGGGGCAGGACGTGCCGGCCCTGGACGGGCTGTCGATGGAGCTGGTGCCGGGCCGCCGGGTCGCGGTCGTGGGCCGGTCCGGTTCGGGCAAGACCACGCTCGCCCAGGTGCTGCTGCGCTTCCTGGACGCCGAGTCCGGCGCGTACACCCTCGCGGGCGAGGACGCGGCCGCCATGGACGGCGACGCCCTGCGGCGTCTGGTGGGGCTGTGCGCGCAGGACGCGCACCTCTTCGACAGCTCGGTGCGGGAGAACCTGCGGCTCGCGCGGCCGGACGCGGACGAGGCGGAGCTGCGCGCCGCGCTGCGGGCAGCGCGGCTGCTGGAGTGGGTGGACTCGCTGCCGCAGGGGCTCGACACCCTCGTCGGCGAGCACGGGGCGCGGATGTCCGGCGGCCAGCGGCAGCGGCTCGCGCTGGCCCGGGCGCTGCTCGCGGACTTCCCCGTGCTGGTGCTGGACGAGCCCGCCGAGCACCTCGACCTGCCGACCGCCGACGCGCTGACCGCCGATCTGCTGGCGGCCACCGAGGGGCGTACGACGGTGCTGATCACGCACCGGCTGGCCGGGCTGGCGGCGGTCGACGAGGTGATCGTGCTGGAGCGGGGCCGGGCGGTGCAGCGGGGGACGTACGAGGAGCTGGCGGCATTCGACGGCCCGTTCCGCCGGATGCTGGAGCGGGAACTGGTGGCGGACACCAGCGGCAACGCTCTTTCCCTGACAAATGGGACTTACTAG
- a CDS encoding cytochrome ubiquinol oxidase subunit I, translated as MDLALAPETLARWQFGITTVYHYLFVPLTISLAAMTAGLETAWVRTGKEKYFHATKFWGKLFLINIAMGVVTGIVQEFQFGMNWSDYSRFVGDVFGAPLAMEALLAFFFESTFIGLWIFGWDKLPKKIHCACIWIVAVGTILSSYFILAANSWMQHPVGYVIDKATGKAQLTDIWAVMTQNTTLVVVFHTLTAAFLTGGAFVVGIASLHLWRAKRKQLRGEELGEKQRHQIGAMRASLRVGLVVAVIAGLGTAISGDSLGKVMFEQQPMKMAAAEALWETKAPAPFSVFAVGDVSKGHNSVEIEIPGLLSFLSHSNFTDPVPGINDIAAREAALYGGEPEDYIPSIFMTFWGFRLMIGFGMTSFVAALIGLWTTRKKFWLAPRFRTGENEVPRLMLTRTREMSPFFTTWSWRIGILTMGFPLIANSFGWIFTEMGRQPWAVYGLMKTGTAVSPGVSQTEVLVSMGIFTLLYGILAVVEVKLLVKYATAGPDTDEKPPTKDPRLRLPSPGAGEPEDADKPMTFAY; from the coding sequence GTGGACCTGGCTCTGGCGCCGGAAACGCTGGCGCGCTGGCAATTCGGTATCACCACCGTTTACCACTACCTCTTCGTACCGCTCACGATCAGCCTGGCGGCCATGACCGCCGGGCTGGAGACGGCGTGGGTGCGCACCGGCAAGGAGAAGTACTTCCACGCCACGAAGTTCTGGGGAAAGCTCTTCCTCATCAACATCGCGATGGGCGTGGTCACCGGCATCGTGCAGGAGTTCCAGTTCGGCATGAACTGGTCGGACTACTCCCGGTTCGTCGGTGATGTCTTCGGGGCGCCGCTCGCGATGGAGGCCCTGCTGGCCTTCTTCTTCGAGTCCACCTTCATCGGGCTGTGGATCTTCGGCTGGGACAAGCTGCCGAAGAAGATCCACTGCGCGTGCATCTGGATCGTCGCCGTCGGCACGATCCTCTCCTCGTACTTCATCCTGGCCGCGAACTCCTGGATGCAGCACCCCGTCGGCTACGTCATAGACAAGGCGACCGGCAAGGCCCAGCTCACCGACATCTGGGCGGTGATGACGCAGAACACCACTCTCGTCGTGGTCTTCCACACCCTCACCGCCGCCTTCCTCACCGGCGGCGCGTTCGTGGTCGGCATCGCCTCGCTCCATCTGTGGCGCGCCAAGCGCAAGCAGCTGCGCGGCGAGGAGCTGGGCGAGAAGCAGCGGCACCAGATCGGCGCGATGCGGGCCTCGCTGCGCGTCGGGCTCGTCGTCGCGGTCATCGCCGGGCTCGGCACCGCCATCAGCGGTGACAGCCTCGGCAAGGTGATGTTCGAGCAGCAGCCGATGAAGATGGCCGCCGCCGAGGCCCTGTGGGAGACCAAGGCACCGGCGCCGTTCTCGGTGTTCGCGGTCGGCGATGTCTCCAAGGGCCACAACAGCGTCGAGATAGAGATCCCCGGCCTGCTCTCCTTCCTCTCCCACAGCAACTTCACCGACCCGGTCCCCGGCATCAACGACATCGCCGCACGGGAGGCCGCCCTCTACGGCGGCGAGCCCGAGGACTACATCCCCAGCATCTTCATGACCTTCTGGGGCTTCCGCCTCATGATCGGCTTCGGGATGACGTCGTTCGTGGCCGCGCTCATCGGGCTGTGGACCACGCGCAAGAAGTTCTGGCTCGCGCCGCGGTTCCGCACGGGCGAGAACGAGGTCCCGCGGCTGATGCTGACGCGGACCCGCGAGATGAGCCCGTTCTTCACCACCTGGTCCTGGCGCATCGGCATCCTCACCATGGGCTTCCCGCTGATCGCCAACTCCTTCGGCTGGATCTTCACCGAGATGGGCCGCCAGCCGTGGGCCGTCTACGGGCTGATGAAGACCGGCACCGCGGTCTCGCCCGGCGTCAGCCAGACCGAGGTCCTCGTCTCCATGGGCATCTTCACGCTGCTGTACGGGATCCTCGCCGTCGTCGAGGTGAAGCTGCTGGTGAAGTACGCCACGGCCGGCCCGGACACCGATGAGAAGCCGCCCACGAAGGACCCGAGGCTGCGGCTCCCCTCGCCGGGGGCCGGCGAGCCCGAGGACGCCGACAAGCCGATGACCTTCGCGTACTGA
- a CDS encoding LLM class flavin-dependent oxidoreductase, with amino-acid sequence MRLSTVILPDRRWSEGGRETWQRAEELGFHTAYTYDHLSWRTFRDGPWFGAIPTLTAAATATSRLRLGTLVTSPNFRHPVTLAKELISLDDISGGRITLGIGAGGSGFDATALSKDGEGAWTPRERADRFAEFVPLLDRLLSEDVVTAPGEHYSAFEVRNIPGCVQRPRLPFAVAATGPRGLKLAARHGQAWVTTGDPKLSETGTPDQSLEAIAGQIEKLGAACAAEGRDVAELEKVLLTGFTPDRPLASFDAFVDFAGRHAELGFDEIVVHWPIADSLFAADVAVFEKIATEGLAQLG; translated from the coding sequence ATGCGACTGAGCACCGTGATCCTTCCCGACCGCCGCTGGTCCGAGGGCGGCCGCGAGACCTGGCAGCGAGCCGAGGAACTGGGCTTCCACACCGCTTACACCTACGACCACCTGTCCTGGCGCACGTTCCGTGACGGGCCCTGGTTCGGCGCGATACCGACCCTGACGGCCGCCGCGACCGCGACCTCGCGGTTGCGCCTCGGCACGCTCGTCACCTCCCCCAACTTCCGGCACCCGGTGACGCTCGCCAAGGAGCTCATCTCCCTGGACGACATCTCGGGCGGCCGCATCACGCTCGGCATCGGCGCGGGCGGCTCGGGCTTCGACGCGACGGCCCTGTCCAAGGACGGCGAGGGCGCGTGGACGCCCCGCGAGCGCGCCGACCGCTTCGCGGAGTTCGTGCCGCTGCTGGACCGGCTGCTCTCCGAGGACGTCGTCACGGCCCCGGGCGAGCACTACTCCGCCTTCGAGGTCCGCAACATCCCCGGCTGCGTGCAGCGGCCCCGGCTGCCCTTCGCGGTCGCCGCGACCGGCCCGCGCGGCCTGAAGCTCGCGGCCCGGCACGGTCAGGCGTGGGTGACCACGGGTGACCCGAAGCTGTCGGAGACGGGCACGCCCGACCAGTCCCTGGAGGCCATCGCCGGGCAGATCGAGAAGCTCGGCGCGGCCTGCGCCGCCGAGGGCCGCGACGTCGCGGAGCTGGAGAAGGTGCTGCTCACGGGCTTCACCCCGGACCGGCCGCTGGCCTCCTTCGATGCCTTTGTCGACTTCGCCGGCCGGCACGCCGAGCTGGGCTTCGACGAGATCGTGGTGCACTGGCCGATCGCGGACTCGCTCTTCGCGGCGGACGTCGCCGTCTTCGAGAAGATCGCCACCGAGGGGCTCGCTCAGTTGGGCTGA
- a CDS encoding M23 family metallopeptidase yields MAVCPLGTPVVPDASAAARAPDRLVRVSSEVFRLAEEAGRARQRYETRVREAKEQTAGVRRVARQLRQQRIVSSALREDAGAAARAQYRTGGFTAAEAPVAASDDPVDLLDRQSTAERRRELLAASLGETDRKSRELAAREQAAAASWPAAEEDLARLRAERRVADRRLAAARGRLDAMARAAIARGRCEPLDRERFTAAAGAYGPAAVDTAGAAEEAEWARPVLAYELSAGYGDSGASWARGHTGQDFAVPIGTPVRSVGAGTVVSAGCGGPFGISLVIRHAEGWYSQYAHLSASFVVPGEPVLAGQWIGLSGNTGNSTGPHLHFEIRTKPGYGSAVDPVAWLRARGVRL; encoded by the coding sequence GTGGCGGTCTGTCCGCTGGGGACGCCGGTGGTTCCGGACGCCTCGGCCGCCGCCAGGGCACCGGACCGCCTCGTACGCGTCAGCTCGGAGGTGTTCCGGCTGGCGGAGGAGGCGGGGCGGGCCCGGCAGCGGTACGAGACCCGGGTGCGGGAGGCGAAGGAGCAGACGGCGGGCGTCCGCCGGGTCGCCCGGCAGCTGCGTCAGCAGCGGATCGTCTCCTCGGCGCTGCGCGAGGACGCCGGGGCGGCCGCCCGCGCCCAGTACCGCACGGGCGGGTTCACGGCCGCCGAAGCCCCCGTCGCGGCCTCGGACGACCCGGTGGACCTGCTGGACCGCCAGTCGACCGCCGAGCGCCGCCGGGAGCTGCTGGCGGCGTCGCTGGGGGAGACCGACCGCAAGAGCCGGGAGCTGGCGGCCCGGGAGCAGGCGGCGGCGGCCTCCTGGCCCGCCGCCGAGGAGGACCTCGCGCGGCTGCGCGCGGAGCGCCGGGTGGCCGACCGGCGGCTGGCGGCGGCGCGCGGCAGGCTGGACGCCATGGCCCGGGCCGCCATCGCCCGGGGGCGGTGCGAGCCGCTCGACCGTGAGAGGTTCACCGCCGCGGCGGGCGCCTACGGCCCGGCCGCCGTGGACACGGCGGGGGCGGCCGAGGAGGCGGAATGGGCGCGCCCGGTGCTGGCGTACGAGCTGTCGGCCGGGTACGGCGACTCGGGCGCGAGCTGGGCGCGCGGGCACACCGGGCAGGATTTCGCGGTCCCGATCGGCACCCCCGTGCGGTCGGTCGGGGCGGGGACGGTGGTCTCCGCAGGCTGCGGCGGACCGTTCGGCATCAGCCTGGTGATCCGCCACGCCGAGGGCTGGTACTCGCAGTACGCGCACCTGTCGGCGTCCTTCGTGGTGCCGGGGGAGCCGGTGCTCGCGGGCCAGTGGATCGGGCTGTCCGGGAACACTGGGAACTCCACCGGGCCGCATCTGCACTTCGAGATCCGTACGAAGCCGGGGTACGGGTCTGCCGTTGATCCGGTGGCGTGGCTGCGAGCCCGGGGTGTCCGGTTGTAG
- a CDS encoding Cof-type HAD-IIB family hydrolase: MTSATEQPETPALRRPAATPRLIATDLDGTLLRDDKTVSDRTVAALAAAEAAGIDVFFVTGRPARWMDVVSDHVHGHGLAICANGAAVVDLHDGGRFVEVRPLDRAAALAAVESVRAAVPGVSFAVEHTTGILYETRYPPFYLDPGAVIDSAEHLLANGSSADTPDGPILKLLAHHPDLCPDDFLARARSAGGAHGSFTRSSPTALLEISGLGVSKASTLAQCCAERGISPEEVVAFGDMPNDLEMLSWAGTSYAMANAHPEVLASTTNRTAANTEDGVAAVIEQILHGLP, translated from the coding sequence GTGACTTCAGCGACCGAGCAGCCCGAGACCCCGGCCCTCCGCCGGCCAGCCGCCACGCCCCGGCTGATCGCCACCGACCTCGACGGCACCCTGCTGCGCGACGACAAAACGGTCTCCGACCGCACCGTCGCCGCCCTGGCCGCCGCCGAGGCGGCAGGCATAGACGTCTTCTTCGTCACCGGCCGCCCGGCCCGCTGGATGGACGTCGTCAGCGACCACGTGCACGGCCACGGCCTGGCCATCTGCGCCAACGGCGCCGCGGTCGTCGATCTGCACGACGGGGGCCGCTTCGTCGAGGTCCGCCCGCTGGACCGGGCCGCCGCCCTGGCCGCCGTGGAGAGCGTGCGCGCCGCCGTCCCCGGCGTGTCCTTCGCCGTGGAGCACACCACCGGCATCCTCTACGAGACGCGGTACCCGCCCTTCTACCTCGACCCTGGCGCGGTCATCGACTCCGCCGAGCACCTGCTGGCCAACGGCTCCTCGGCCGACACCCCCGACGGCCCGATCCTCAAGCTGCTCGCCCACCACCCCGACCTCTGCCCCGACGACTTCCTCGCCCGGGCCCGGTCGGCGGGCGGCGCGCACGGCTCGTTCACCCGGTCCAGCCCCACCGCCCTGCTGGAGATCAGCGGCCTCGGCGTCAGCAAGGCCAGCACCCTGGCCCAGTGCTGCGCCGAGCGCGGCATATCCCCCGAGGAGGTCGTGGCGTTCGGCGACATGCCGAACGACCTGGAGATGCTCAGCTGGGCGGGCACCTCGTACGCGATGGCCAACGCCCACCCCGAGGTGCTCGCGTCCACCACGAACCGCACGGCGGCCAACACGGAGGACGGCGTCGCGGCGGTCATCGAACAGATCCTGCACGGTCTCCCCTAG